The Peromyscus maniculatus bairdii isolate BWxNUB_F1_BW_parent chromosome 6, HU_Pman_BW_mat_3.1, whole genome shotgun sequence genome has a segment encoding these proteins:
- the Rit1 gene encoding GTP-binding protein Rit1 isoform X2 has product MRDQYMRAGEGFIICYSITDRRSFHEVREFKQLIYRVRRTDDTPVVLVGNKSDLKQLRQVSKEEGLSLAREFSCPFFETSAAYRYYIDDVFHALVREIRKKEKELVLAMEKKSKPKSSVWKRLKSPFRKKKDSVT; this is encoded by the exons ATGCGGGATCAGTATATGAGGGCAGGAGAAGGGTTTATCATCTGTTACTCCATCACGGACCGTCGCAGTTTCCACGAAGTTCGGGAGTTTAAACAGCTGATTTACCGCGTCCGACGCACTGATGACACACCCGTGGTTCTCGTGGGAAACAAGTCCGACCTGAAGCAGCTGAGACAG GTCTCCAAGGAGGAGGGCTTGTCTCTGGCGAGAGAATTCAGTTGTCCCTTTTTTGAGACCTCTGCTGCCTATCGTTATTACATCGATGACGTTTTCCATGCTCTTGTACGGGAGATAcgtaagaaagaaaaggagttaGTGTTGGCCATGGAGAAAAAGTCGAAACCCAAGAGCAGCGTGTGGAAGAGGCTGAAGTCACCgttcaggaagaagaaagactcGGTAACTTGA